The [Clostridium] scindens ATCC 35704 nucleotide sequence AAAACACATTTCTGAAAGTTTATGATGACTTGTTTAATAAGAATGTTGGAATAGAATATAATACAGTTTTAGTTTCAGAGCTTGAAAATTATTGCGTAGGGAGAGGTACAGTTCTTGGAGAAGATGAGAATCCTGATTTTGAGCGTTTTATTCCGAAGAAAGAATTTATAAAGTCAGATAATAGATTTAGTCCTACGGGAGTAGAATGGCTGTATTTAGCAATAGGAAAAGAGGCAGATATACATGAATGTGCACAGGCGGAATGTCGGGCTAAATTAAATGATAGGTTTGGTTTTTGTCATTTTCAATTTAACGCCAATAGCACTTCGCTTAAATTAGTTAATTTAACAATCGCAGATGAAACGACATATATAGCACTGAATGATGGCTTGGAGGCTTATGGTCAGAAACAGGTTAAGAAAGGTATCAAAAAAGCTAAAGCATTAGGATTTATTCCAAGGAATAATGTGAATGTTGAGGAGTTTAAAAAGCTGTTCACTAAATGGGCAGTGTATACTTACTCAAAATTGCTTTCAGAACAGATATTTGAGCCACTTGATGAAAATGATGATAAAAGTTTGATGTATTTACCTTTTCAAACGATGGCTCAGTATTATATTTCGTTAGGATACGCTGGAATTATTTATGGTAGTACGGTTTCTAAGACTGGTAAGAATATAGTTTTGTTTGATAAGACAATGGCTCATCCAACAGGTTCCATTGAAGATTATAGAATTATATGATTCGCGATTTTTACAAAGCCTCCTAAGAATAAACAATAGGGGGTATTACGATTATGCGATGTGGATGTGATAGCAGTAGACGTCGTTCGATCTATTATCTGCCGGAAAGCTGCGCGGAGAAATAAAAGTTTGGAGGTGGGCTTTATTGCAACAGCTCGAACCAGAATTAAAGGTGGCATTATTTGACGGAAATGGAAAAGTGCTTTTTTCTCAGTCATACCTTGATTATGAAAGAGGTCATAGAGATCTTAAAATCATCTTGCCGGTCTATGGAAGAAGGCTTGGTGAGATATTAATTGATGAAACAGGAAGTATTTGTTTCGAAGATAACAAGTGGAAACTTGCTGAAATCATTACACTTGATCCGAATATTGCTGCGATGAATTTACTCGGGAAAATAGCAGAAGCTGTTATTGTAAGGGAATGCGCAGAAAGCATAGATACAAATAAAGAATTTTTTCAAAGAGCGAGAAGAACTGGAACGCAGATGAGGACTGCTGCTCGTTTTCATGCAGTAGGAACAGGATTAAATTCCACTAAAAATCGTTTTCCTCAAAGATATAATCCATCAGATCCTCAAAGAGATATTATTTGGCTTGATGATGATAATATTCCAGCTCTGATGTATGGAGCTTCTAACAGAGGCGCTGGGATCGAAGCTGGACTTCAAATAAAGGTAAGTACGGATGGAATGCGGTATATTTTAAATGACCTTCTGTCAAGAAGATATGAGGTGCCGCTGGTGTATTTTCCGCTTTACAATGATTTTGAGCGAATTGTAGATGCGCTTGCACGTAAAACAGTAAATGATCCAATTACAGACGAGATTCGCCCGATTAATATCGGAGAAGATTTTATTGATGTACGTGCTTTGGATTACGGCGTGTTTGATGAAGTAAAATCTTATCTTCCGCTTGTGCTTGCATTGATAAATGACGAGATAAGCCCACGGGATTTGGTATATGAGGCAACTCATAATCCATTGCTTCAAAATGCAGTCGTTTCAAGTGTATTGCAGGAATCTCCCAATACCGAACCAATAATTATTCATTAAGTACAAAGGCTCCCCATCTCAAAGAAGTTTCCAGAGGTGAGGAGTCCTTTTACTCTGCAATATCGACGCTGAAGCCTGACTTGAATTCGACAGTGAACCTATCCTCGTAGACGGTGATCTTCTGAATGAGCTTCCGGACGTCTGCCTCGTCAAATTCTGTAATGACGGTATCCTGCTCGGCGATGAAGTCCTGTAATTCTTTGATGCGGTTCATGGTTTCGGTGCGCCTATGGTCATCGACTTCCGAGTCCTTTTTCATTTGTTGAAGCCTAAGAATCTCGTCGGTCAGGGCATCATAGTTTTTCTGGTCACCGACTGCTTTGACGAGGTCTTTTTGCAGTTCTTCCAGTCTGGCCTGTATGCCGTCAGGCGAAAGCGTGTCAGTCGTGACAACTGCTCTGGCAATGTTCTCCTGCAGATGTTTTAGGAAGGCCTTTCTGCTGCTCAGGATCTGGTTAAGCGCCTTGACGGTTACTTCTTCGAGGACGGCTTCGTTGACTGTTCGGTTGGTGCAGTTCATGTCGGCAGCAGTAGGTTCCAGCCTGCTGATGCAGCGCCAGACGATGGATTTGCAACCGTGGTTGTTCCAGTGGACTCTCCGGTAAAGCTCACCGCATTCACCGCAGACAATGATCTGTGCGAAGCAGTGATTGCAGGAGTAAGTACGTTTCCTGCCGGATGGACTTTTATGTACTACTCGGCGGCGGACAAGTTCTTCCTGCACCTGCATGAACAGCTCTTTCGGAATAATGGCTTCGTGGTCATCCTCGACATAGTATTGAGGAACCGTGCCGTTGTTTTTGATGCGCTTCTTTGTAAGAAAATCCGTGGTGTAGGTTTTTTGCAGAAGGGCGTCACCCATGTATTTCTCATTCCTGAGAATCTTGTTGATGGTACTGGTGTGCCATTTTGTTTTCCCTGCTCCGGTAAGAATCCCATCAGCCTCAAGCCCGGCAGCAATCTTATCCATGCTGGAACCCTCAAGGTATTCTCTGTAAATGCGCTTTACGACTTCTGCCTGCTCCGGATCAATGACGAGCTTTCCATCCTCGCCTTTTGTGTATCCGAGGAAGCGGTTATGGTTGACGGTGACCTTTCCCTGTTGGTAGCGGTACTGGAGGCCAAGCTTCACGTTCTGGCTAAGCGACTGGCTTTCCTGCTGTGCTAAGGAGGCCATAATCGTGATCAGCACCTCGCCCTTAGCATCCATTGTGTTGATGGACTCTTTCTCAAAGTAAACCGGGATGTTCTTATCCTTGAGCTGACGGATGTATTGCAGGCAGTCGAGGGTGTTTCGGGCGAATCGGCTGATGGATTTGGTGATGATCATGTCGATGATATTGTCAATATTAGTTGACACATTTTTCTCAAGGATATCACTGACTATGCTGCCAGTTCCAAATCCTCATAATACTTCCTGCGTTTTATCATAGGAGGAAGCCCGCCATTGGCAGAGCAGATCCTCCGGTTATTCCAGTAACTGTGGAAATATCTCCAAATGAGTACTTTTAATTCCTCTACCGTCATCTGCTTTGTGTCATAACGGCCGTAGAGAAGTTCCGTCTTCATTCTGGCCCACATGCTCTCGCAGCGGGCATTATCATGGCAGCGTCCTCCGGCACTGTTCATGCTTTGATGGATGTGGTACTTCCGGATGGTCTGGCGGTAGGCCTCACTGGTATACTGGGTTCCACGGTCACTGTGGATGATCGCGCCTTCCAGTGCAGGATAAGCAGTCAGGGCGCTTTCCAGTGTATGGATACACAGATCTGCTTTCATGGTTGTTTCCATTGCCAGACCAAGGACACTAAGATCAAAGCAGTCGAAAATCGCAGATACATACAGTTTCCCATTGGATGCCGGGATCTCCGTGATATCTGTAATACATTTTTTCAATGGGGCATCTGAATGAAAATCCCGCTTCAGCAAATCATCCGATTTCATAGCCTCCCGGTCTGCCTTTGTAATTCCGTTCGGTTTTCGCTTTGGCCGATGGCTCAGGCCAATCTGCTCCATAACCCGGTATACGGTTCTCTCGCTGGGAATTGATACTCCCTCCGGCTGCTTCAGGCACAGCGCCTGATACATTCGGAGCCGTCCGTAAGTATCGTTACATTCATCCTCGCTGGCAATCTCTTTCATGGCATCCGCCAGATCCTGGTACTTCCAGGGACGGTCTTTGTTTGCAAGATATTTATAGAAGCCTTGCCGACTGACACCAAGCATCCGGCAGTAAAATGAAATTTTCCCGGTCATCCTGCCGTCCTCTGTTTTCAAAGCCAGAAAGATCATTCTCTGGTTTTTGCTGACTTCCGACGGCTGGCGGCGAAAAAAGCACTGGCTTCCTCCAAAAATTCGTTTTCTTCCTTCAGGCGGCGGATTTCTTTATCCTGCTCCTTAACCCGCTTACGCAGCATGGTAATCTCTTCTGACAGGCTCATTGCGCTGGCAGGGGTATGAGAACCTTCCCCAATATCCAACTTACCAGCTCTTACGGCTTTCAGCCATGTATGCATGGTTCCTTCAGGGATTCCTAGTTCTTTACCTGCCTTAGCGCCACCGATTTCTTTGGCAAGTTTTACTGCCTGTACTTTGTATTCATGGTCATATTTACGTGCCACTTTAAATACCTCCTTATTCTCTTGGTTTTATTATGAAATCCTTGAGAATAAGCTGTCAACTTTTTTATACCACACCATTATATACTTCCGGAGGAACATAACCATCCTCGCGGCTGATCTTCCCATAAAAGCGCTGGGCGCTGTGCCATATGGTGGTAAGCTCGCTGTTATCAAGCGGCGGTATACAGGCAGCAGCCTTTTCCAAGAATGCCTGATAGGCTTTTTCTGTATCTCCGTATTTCTTGATGACAATACCGGCGAAGCGGGACATGGTAGCATTACGGCTGCCTTCCGGGATAGCAACATCGTTTTCATGACCGCCGGGAAGGCCTGCATCGAACTCATCGTCATTCAAGAATTCCGTAAGGTTCATTCGACCGGGATATATTTCAACGTCTGGTTCCTGCGTACCGAAGAAAAAGCGTGCTGCATCCAGAACTTTCGTATCGAAATAGGGAAAGATGGAATTGACCAGCTTTTTCACTTTATAGGAAAGTTCTCCTTTCGGAGAACTTGGGGACTAAAATAGCCCGCTCAAAAGCGGGCATAGTGAATCAGACGGTTTGGATTAAAAGATGTAAAAGCCCTCTTCACCAAAATCGTCATCATCAAGGTTATCAAATTCATGTAAGAAATAATCCATATCCAGAAGTTCGTCGTCACTCATGTCATGGACTTCTTTAGAAGTCATACCTTCTGGTGGATTTTTAATGTACTGTTCCCTTAGTTCCTTTGCGAGTTCTGCTTCTGTTATACGTTTCATAGTGTGGCCTCCGTTCTTAAGATATATTGAGTTTATCATGAGAAAAGAGGTTTTGGAAGATATGAAAACGAGGCAGGCGAACGACATCTATGTTTTTGCATAGCCTTTTCGTATAATTCATGCAAAGGAACAGGATTATGATTAAAATATAGTTCTAAAAATAGCATGGTTTTTCCACAGTTCGGACATTTTAAAGGATCGTAACCAAAAGAATGTAAGATTGAATCACGCCACCTATTGAGTGAAAGAAAAAAGTTATGTTTTTCTCTGGAAATGGCTTTTCGTAAAAAATTGTCAGAATTACGGTGACGAGCGTAAATACCATAATAGCGAATCATTTTAAAATGTTTTTCAGGGATGTGTTGTGTTAAGCGGTCAATGAATTCCAAAACAGGAACAGTTTCTGTAATAAGTTTATTGTCTTCATGACGGTTGTAATGGAAGGTGACAAAATCACCATCGTAAGAATCAATGCGAGAAGTAGCAATAACAGGTCTGCCAAGATAACGACCGATATATTTGATAACCTGAGAAGGATTACACTTGTTAGGCATGGCGCGAACATAAAAACCATTTTTATCTTTTGCATAGATAGCAGATTTTACTTTTTTGAAAGCTGGACCTATTTTTTGATGGAGTTCATTTAAAAGAGCAGTTTGGAACGCATCACGTAAAAAATGATAGTTAAAATGTTTGAAGTGTCGCCAGGAAAGAGTATTACCAACACCACCTTCAGAAACAAGGCAGTGAATGTGAGGATTCCATTTTAAATCTCTGCCAAAGGTATGAAGGACGCAAATAAATCCAGGAGTAAATAATTCAGATTTATTTTCTTTATGGAACATACGAGAAATCACGCTGTTGACTGCCGAAAAAAGGCAGTTAAGAAGAGAACGGTCTTTAAGAAAAAAAGGCCGCAAAGAATCATCAATGGTAAAAACACAATGCCGATGTTGTACATCAATAATCTTAAAAGACATAGCAGTAGTTCTGTCAATGGAATACATGTTACCACAAGTTGGACAGAAGCGAGAATGACAACGAAAAGCAGTAAATTTGAAATTACCACAATTGGGACAAATATACATGGCGCCACCATAAGATGGATCGCCACAATGAATCATTTTTTCTACATTCTCAACAATAGCATCACGAGGATGTTGAAGATAAATCATTTCTTCATAATGTTCGATAAAAATTTTTTGTAAGATATTCATAAGACCATTATGAAGCAAAATGAAGCAAAAAGAAACCCCTATCCCTCATGATTGAGGGGCAGGGGAGTTGAAGTGTCGAAGACACTATTTTTATATCGCTGTAAAGGGCGGCATCAGTCATGCGTTCAATAGGAAAGAGTACATGGAACTTAGGCCTTGCCGGTTTGCCGTTTTTCTCACGGTTATTGAAACGGCTGTAATGAATGGCAAGGCTGACTCCCGGAAAGGCATCCAGCATATCGGAAGGCTTGATCCAGTCCTTGGGATCTTCCGAGTGGTCATTGTCGCAGTCTACGGGGAGACAGTCGGCGGAGATGAAGTTGTCTCCGTTACGATAGTGGTTTTTATATTCTGCACATATATAGTCATGACCGACAGCATTCTTCAGACTGTCGGCATCCATGACTACGGTTTTGTGAGGGTAGGAACAGTTACCGGGATTACCGATAAAATCTGCGCTGTAGAGAGTAAACATCAGTCATACACCTCCCCGGATTCATCTTCGAGCACCTTGGTGATGAACTTCAGTGCGCGGATCATAGTTTCAAGTTCGCAGTCGCCGCCAAGGGTAACCTCAAAGCCTTCACTGCCGAATCTATCCATGAAAGGCTTTATATCGATGTCTGTGCCGCCTTCATCCTTGATACGAAAATAGGTGCGGCCTCCATGACCGGTATCGCCACCCATGTATCCTGTGGTTCCGGCTTCAACTTCGAGAATATTGGCGCTGACCACATCACGGGTATAGGTTGTAATTTCGGTTCCGTCCTGCAGCTTTCTGCGATTTTCTCTTACTTCATACATAGCGTTAAACCTCCTGACATTCTTCTGTGAAATAGCGCAAGCGGTAATCTTTCCACTTGGCGCGTTTGATTTCTGATTCCATTCCTGCCGAGATACGGCTCCCGAATACCCAGACCTCAGCACACTTGCTCATGAGGGCATTTCCGAAGAAAAGACCGAGCTCACGTTCCGGCGGGTTGGTGTCATCAAGGAACTGCGGAAATAGCAGGTGCGGAGCGATGGGGATGTATCCCTTATCTACTGCGAAGCGACTGTAGCGTCTGGCAGCAGCCACATTTGCTTCTACGTCACCAGAATAGGGTGAGCAGATATAGACGATAGGCCTGAAAGCACGCAGGGACAGCTTTTCATTAGCTGCAATCTTTGAGAGTGCTTCACCAGCAGTCGGGTCAGGATAGCCTTCGCTGTTGTGATAATCGTTACTCAAACCAGAGTCCTCCTTTCCGGGCAGACTAAAGGCGTCCACCTCTAATTCCCACTGGAGATGAACGCCTGATTTGAGCGGATGATATTTAATCTTTTTTATAGAAGGGGCAAGTATAACCATCGGCGCGGAGCTTTAAGCCGCGAGCCCAAGGCGGAGTCCTGCCCATCTGTTCACAGAGAACATCAAGGGACATACACGGATCAGCTTCTATGACCAGCTCATCATGGATGTGCATGACAATTTCACAGTTCCGGAGCGTTTTCATGGCATAGCAGAGAATGTCGCGAGATGTGGCCTGCACGATGTTTTCCACAAATTTCGGGCCGTATGAGTCGAGGCGTTCCCACTTCTTTGTGGAGCCTACGCCTTCGTAGGTGATGCATTCGCCGCCGAACTTATTCGTTCCGATCTTAGGCTTTACGTATGCGAGGTTCCTGCCGGAAGGCAGTGTGATAAAAAGCATCCCGGAGCGGCAGGAGAAGGTAAGTCCGTAGCAGCTGGTCGTATGCTTGTGCTTCACAGCTTCCATGACTGCGCGGTCGACGTCCCACCAGAACTTTACGATATTCGGGTTTGTCTGCCTCCAAGCATCTACCAGAGGAGGAAGCTCATCTTCGGATAAGCCCATCTCAATAGCACCCATAGCCTTGAGAGCACCGATCGAACCACCATAGCCGAGTGCGAGCTCTGCAATCTTGCCTTTCTGGCGCAGGTGGCCGTTTATACCGTGCTTCTCAACCGGAACATGAAACATCTGACTCGCACTGGCGCAGTAGATGTCGCCGCCTTCGGCAAATACCTTCTGCCGCCAAGTCTCGCCTGCATACCATGCGATGACTCTGGCCTCGATGGCACTGAAATCAGAAACATAAAACTGCGTATCGGATTTAGGTATAAATGCAGTCCTTATCAGTTGGGAGAGTGTATCCGGAACATCTTCGTACAAGAGCTTAACGGCATCAAAGTCGCCGGATTTCACAAGAGCACGGGCATCGGCCAGATCCTCCAGATGGTTCTGCGGAAGGTTCTGCAACTGAATAAGCCTGCCTGCCCAACGACCGGTGCGGTTGGCTCCATAGAAAGCAAACATGCCGCGAGCCCTGCCGTCGTCGCAGACAGCACGTTCCATCGTCTGATATTTACGAACAGAGGATTTGGCAAGCTGCTGTCGAAGCTCCAGTACATTTTGAAGTTCCGGAGGAGCCGTTTTTATAAGCTCTGCAACGACTTTTTTGCCAAGGCTGTCAGTCTCAAGACCGTTATTAGAGAGCCATTGCTTCATTTGCTGTACGCTGTTCGGGTTTTCGAGGTCTGTCATTTTTTTTATAGCAGAGGTCAGTTCCGTCCGGGAGCGGGTATCCATCTCGATGGCTTCAGTGACAAGATCCATGTCAATGCGGACACCACGGTCGTTGATTTCCTGATCGATGTGGTATTCATACCACACCGCTTCCGGCACCGGGAACTTGGAGAGCCTGTCCTTGATGCCCATCTCGGTTTCGACGTCGCGGATGTTATAACGCTTGAAGGCATCCCATTTTTCAGGATCATGAAAAGGGCGGTTTCTGGTTCGACCGCCGTTTGCTTTGGTGGGAGCACATGGCACGGAGAAGTATTTGATGAGTTCCTTTCCTTCGGTGAGCTTTTGCTTTTCAAGGCCGAGAACAGAACCGACACCTTCCAATGACAGCGGAAGTCCCATAGTAGCTGCCCAGACCATAGAGCAGCGCCAGCTTTCAGAGTTTAAGAAGTGGGAGCATTCCTGCGAAAGATGGTGGCTGTCGTGGAAAGGGTCAAGACTTATACCTAAATCACGCAGGTATCTCGACAGGCATACGCGTTCAAAATTGGCGTTGAATGCCCACTTTATAATGGAATCATCTGTCAGGGCGTCTATAAGTTCCTGCGGTAAGTGTTCTCCTTGTGCAAGGTCGATTACTTTTACATCGCAGCCGTCGACAGAGTATCCGAACAGCAGTATCTCGAAGTCAGGAGCCTCCGCGTATTTATATACGCCGCATTTGCTTAGGTTGATACTGCTGTATGTTTCAATATCAATACTGAGTGTTTGCATAGATTTCACCTCAATTCAAACAGGCGACAGAGAAGAATCCCTGCCGCCTGCCGTACATTATTTGTCTAAGAACTTCATGCGTTTTTCGTGATATTCAAGGTCACGAGCGGCCTGATCCTTTTCTCGCTGCTCACGTTCCACGCGGCGCTTTTCCTCGTTTCGGTCATTGAAGAGTGTCTGTATGGCTACGGCTGCCCATGAGAGGATAAGCACGCAGAAGCAACCGACGAGAATGTTACAGAGAACTGTAGAGATCATTACTTCGTTCATTGTCGCACCTCCCTTAGTTCAGAAAATCTTCGTCGTCATCGGTAGCGAAGTCGGACTCAGCGCTTGCCTTGCCGCCGAGAGGCTCACCGTCACGGATCTTCTGCAGGTTGTTGAGCCCGCATGCGATTCCCTTATTACCGGAAGAGTTGAAAGCATAGAACGTGATGCTGGCTCTGCCGTATACTCCGGAGTAAACCTCGGAGCGTGTAAGGATAGGATTGAGATCCGCATCCACGATGCCGGGAGCAGAGGTTGCATTGGCATTAACAAAGTAGGCATTCTTATATGCCTCGTCGTCAGGACGCTCTGCATCGCCGTCACGGAGCGGAGTCTTTAAGACAGAGAGAGCAGGTACGGACTTGCCGTTGCCCTTGAGCTTTGCTTCGCCTTCTTTGTAAGCAGCCTCAATGGCAGCCTTGATCTTGGCGATG carries:
- a CDS encoding DUF7768 domain-containing protein, whose amino-acid sequence is MSNDYHNSEGYPDPTAGEALSKIAANEKLSLRAFRPIVYICSPYSGDVEANVAAARRYSRFAVDKGYIPIAPHLLFPQFLDDTNPPERELGLFFGNALMSKCAEVWVFGSRISAGMESEIKRAKWKDYRLRYFTEECQEV
- a CDS encoding IS91 family transposase, with the protein product MNILQKIFIEHYEEMIYLQHPRDAIVENVEKMIHCGDPSYGGAMYICPNCGNFKFTAFRCHSRFCPTCGNMYSIDRTTAMSFKIIDVQHRHCVFTIDDSLRPFFLKDRSLLNCLFSAVNSVISRMFHKENKSELFTPGFICVLHTFGRDLKWNPHIHCLVSEGGVGNTLSWRHFKHFNYHFLRDAFQTALLNELHQKIGPAFKKVKSAIYAKDKNGFYVRAMPNKCNPSQVIKYIGRYLGRPVIATSRIDSYDGDFVTFHYNRHEDNKLITETVPVLEFIDRLTQHIPEKHFKMIRYYGIYARHRNSDNFLRKAISREKHNFFLSLNRWRDSILHSFGYDPLKCPNCGKTMLFLELYFNHNPVPLHELYEKAMQKHRCRSPASFSYLPKPLFS
- a CDS encoding IS3 family transposase, whose amino-acid sequence is MIFLALKTEDGRMTGKISFYCRMLGVSRQGFYKYLANKDRPWKYQDLADAMKEIASEDECNDTYGRLRMYQALCLKQPEGVSIPSERTVYRVMEQIGLSHRPKRKPNGITKADREAMKSDDLLKRDFHSDAPLKKCITDITEIPASNGKLYVSAIFDCFDLSVLGLAMETTMKADLCIHTLESALTAYPALEGAIIHSDRGTQYTSEAYRQTIRKYHIHQSMNSAGGRCHDNARCESMWARMKTELLYGRYDTKQMTVEELKVLIWRYFHSYWNNRRICSANGGLPPMIKRRKYYEDLELAA
- a CDS encoding recombinase family protein; translation: MSTNIDNIIDMIITKSISRFARNTLDCLQYIRQLKDKNIPVYFEKESINTMDAKGEVLITIMASLAQQESQSLSQNVKLGLQYRYQQGKVTVNHNRFLGYTKGEDGKLVIDPEQAEVVKRIYREYLEGSSMDKIAAGLEADGILTGAGKTKWHTSTINKILRNEKYMGDALLQKTYTTDFLTKKRIKNNGTVPQYYVEDDHEAIIPKELFMQVQEELVRRRVVHKSPSGRKRTYSCNHCFAQIIVCGECGELYRRVHWNNHGCKSIVWRCISRLEPTAADMNCTNRTVNEAVLEEVTVKALNQILSSRKAFLKHLQENIARAVVTTDTLSPDGIQARLEELQKDLVKAVGDQKNYDALTDEILRLQQMKKDSEVDDHRRTETMNRIKELQDFIAEQDTVITEFDEADVRKLIQKITVYEDRFTVEFKSGFSVDIAE
- a CDS encoding DUF2815 family protein, which codes for MNKNVKVSNPMKVITGVDTRWSYANVWEPKSINGGTPKYSVSLIIPKSDTKTIAKIKAAIEAAYKEGEAKLKGNGKSVPALSVLKTPLRDGDAERPDDEAYKNAYFVNANATSAPGIVDADLNPILTRSEVYSGVYGRASITFYAFNSSGNKGIACGLNNLQKIRDGEPLGGKASAESDFATDDDEDFLN
- a CDS encoding RES family NAD+ phosphorylase, with protein sequence MGQIFDFCDIEKSEKSIKRTWQEFRNALSRGEFSFNDIASAKKNTFLKVYDDLFNKNVGIEYNTVLVSELENYCVGRGTVLGEDENPDFERFIPKKEFIKSDNRFSPTGVEWLYLAIGKEADIHECAQAECRAKLNDRFGFCHFQFNANSTSLKLVNLTIADETTYIALNDGLEAYGQKQVKKGIKKAKALGFIPRNNVNVEEFKKLFTKWAVYTYSKLLSEQIFEPLDENDDKSLMYLPFQTMAQYYISLGYAGIIYGSTVSKTGKNIVLFDKTMAHPTGSIEDYRII
- a CDS encoding DNA polymerase is translated as MQTLSIDIETYSSINLSKCGVYKYAEAPDFEILLFGYSVDGCDVKVIDLAQGEHLPQELIDALTDDSIIKWAFNANFERVCLSRYLRDLGISLDPFHDSHHLSQECSHFLNSESWRCSMVWAATMGLPLSLEGVGSVLGLEKQKLTEGKELIKYFSVPCAPTKANGGRTRNRPFHDPEKWDAFKRYNIRDVETEMGIKDRLSKFPVPEAVWYEYHIDQEINDRGVRIDMDLVTEAIEMDTRSRTELTSAIKKMTDLENPNSVQQMKQWLSNNGLETDSLGKKVVAELIKTAPPELQNVLELRQQLAKSSVRKYQTMERAVCDDGRARGMFAFYGANRTGRWAGRLIQLQNLPQNHLEDLADARALVKSGDFDAVKLLYEDVPDTLSQLIRTAFIPKSDTQFYVSDFSAIEARVIAWYAGETWRQKVFAEGGDIYCASASQMFHVPVEKHGINGHLRQKGKIAELALGYGGSIGALKAMGAIEMGLSEDELPPLVDAWRQTNPNIVKFWWDVDRAVMEAVKHKHTTSCYGLTFSCRSGMLFITLPSGRNLAYVKPKIGTNKFGGECITYEGVGSTKKWERLDSYGPKFVENIVQATSRDILCYAMKTLRNCEIVMHIHDELVIEADPCMSLDVLCEQMGRTPPWARGLKLRADGYTCPFYKKD
- a CDS encoding primase alpha helix C-terminal domain-containing protein gives rise to the protein MKKLVNSIFPYFDTKVLDAARFFFGTQEPDVEIYPGRMNLTEFLNDDEFDAGLPGGHENDVAIPEGSRNATMSRFAGIVIKKYGDTEKAYQAFLEKAAACIPPLDNSELTTIWHSAQRFYGKISREDGYVPPEVYNGVV
- a CDS encoding transposase, yielding MARKYDHEYKVQAVKLAKEIGGAKAGKELGIPEGTMHTWLKAVRAGKLDIGEGSHTPASAMSLSEEITMLRKRVKEQDKEIRRLKEENEFLEEASAFFAASRRKSAKTRE